From the genome of Candidatus Rokuibacteriota bacterium, one region includes:
- the rplP gene encoding 50S ribosomal protein L16, translating into MLMPKRVKYRKAQRGRMAGKAQRGSTLAFGDYGLKALEPGWVTNRQIEAARVSLARSVKRGGKIFIRIFPDKPVTKKPAETRMGKGKGNPEFWVAVVKPGRILYEMEGVDEATARDGFRLAAQKLGIKTKFVSRTRTA; encoded by the coding sequence ATGCTGATGCCCAAGCGCGTCAAGTACCGCAAGGCCCAGCGCGGCCGCATGGCCGGCAAGGCCCAGCGCGGGTCGACGCTTGCCTTCGGCGACTACGGGCTCAAGGCGCTGGAGCCGGGGTGGGTGACCAACCGGCAGATCGAGGCGGCCCGGGTCTCGCTCGCGCGGAGCGTGAAGCGGGGAGGGAAGATCTTTATCCGGATCTTCCCGGACAAGCCGGTCACCAAGAAGCCCGCCGAGACCCGGATGGGCAAGGGAAAGGGCAACCCCGAGTTCTGGGTGGCGGTGGTCAAGCCGGGCCGCATCCTCTACGAGATGGAGGGCGTCGACGAGGCCACGGCGCGGGACGGCTTCCGGCTTGCGGCCCAGAAGCTCGGGATCAAGACCAAGTTCGTGTCCC